In Devosia sp. XK-2, one DNA window encodes the following:
- a CDS encoding PadR family transcriptional regulator: protein MTYWKNGEPNWRHIERMARRGWGRMARMADEEFGNMGGNFRVGRMLASGDLRLVALYFIEQQPRHGYDLIKAVEERSNGVYSPSPGIVYPALTYLEEAGYVASATDGNKKLYTITDEGKAHLEDNREAVAGTLDFLARTGEQMNRFREFVKADWPFAGDPENGNVPPHWGEQGPGPGHHGPDHDRPMHDAAPELEAARKTLKAAIKQVRRGDKDQQQKAAAILQQAATALYALGDDEVDI, encoded by the coding sequence ATGACCTACTGGAAGAATGGTGAGCCGAATTGGCGGCATATCGAGCGCATGGCGCGACGCGGCTGGGGCCGGATGGCCCGCATGGCCGATGAGGAATTTGGCAATATGGGCGGGAATTTTCGCGTCGGCCGCATGCTCGCCTCGGGCGATCTGCGGCTGGTGGCGCTCTATTTCATCGAGCAGCAGCCGCGGCACGGCTATGATCTGATCAAGGCAGTGGAAGAGCGCTCGAACGGTGTATATTCGCCGAGCCCAGGCATTGTCTATCCGGCGCTGACCTATCTCGAAGAAGCGGGCTATGTGGCCTCTGCTACCGATGGCAATAAAAAGCTCTATACCATTACCGATGAGGGCAAGGCTCATCTCGAGGACAATCGCGAAGCGGTGGCCGGAACGCTGGATTTCCTGGCCCGCACGGGCGAGCAGATGAACCGCTTCCGGGAATTCGTAAAGGCCGACTGGCCGTTTGCGGGCGATCCGGAAAACGGCAATGTGCCGCCCCATTGGGGCGAGCAAGGGCCAGGCCCAGGGCATCATGGCCCCGACCACGACCGACCAATGCATGACGCTGCCCCTGAGCTGGAAGCGGCCCGCAAAACGCTCAAGGCGGCCATCAAGCAGGTGCGTCGAGGCGACAAAGACCAGCAGCAGAAGGCTGCCGCCATTCTCCAGCAGGCCGCCACGGCGCTCTATGCTCTGGGCGATGACGAGGTGGATATCTGA